ATAAAACAGGGTGACAAACATTCCCTTTTTCATATCATCGACGACAATTTCGTTAACCCGCGTCAGCACTTCAGACGCGGATTTAATTGAGCGAGCTTCGGTGCGCAACGTTGCCTTAATGTAAGCCATGACCAGCGAGCCGGGGACGCCTTTTCCCGAAACATCTGCGACGACAATACCCAACGTATCCTTATCGACTTCGATGAAATCAAAATAATCTCCTCCCAGCTCTTTCGCAGCTTCATAATAGGGGGCAATTTCATATCCCTCGATTTGGGGGATTTCTCGCGGGATCAGGCGCTGTTGGATCTCCTGGCCCACCTGCATCTCGGTTTTGATGCGCTGTTGCTCGGCGAGATTTTTTTGGGATTCTCGGACCTTATCGGTCATTTCGCTGAAAGCAGCAGCCAATTGACCGACTTCGGAGCTCTGATCAAAATCGATTTCGTCTTTCACGTTGCCAGAGCCAAGATCCTTCACCCAGGCAGCCAGCTTGCGGAACGGATTCAGGATAAAATAAATGAGGACGATAATGCCAGCATAGCCGATTAGCAATATCAGCAATGCAACCTGCAAATCTTTTAGCCGCTGCGCCGTAATCTTTTTTCTAATTTGATCGCGGCTTATCTCCAAATATACCTTGCCAAGTTGATTATTGTCGTTATCTAGTATTGGTCGAACGAAACTGTACAATTTCTGGTTATTTTCAGCCTCATACAGAAACAGATAGTCTCCATAACGTTCCTTCGAATGGCTGATCTTAAATTCCGAGTTAAAATACATGCTAAACAAATTTTCATCGGTCGTATATAGCAATCGGTCGGTTTCATCGACCAGAATAATCCGAAAGATTTCCTTTCGCTCTTTGATATATTCATTGATAATTGGTGTGCTATTGTAGGGGTCTAATTTTTCAGAAGCTCGCATTAGTAATCGGGCGAGTTCTTCGGTGGCAAACTTCTGTGTTTTGACAAAATCATTAAATACTTTATTGCCATGGATGAAAAAGAACACCAGATAGCCAAGGGTAACAACCGCCGTTAAAACAGCGCCGGTAATCATCGAATAGCGAGTTTTTAAGCTAAACGAGAGCGTTGTCGCCGCTCTTTTATCGGCGGCTTTCTTCTTCAGTCCACCATCGCGATAGACGGTCATCCGTAATTCATTGCCTTCTTCAGTATGCTGATAATCGATTTCATCGATCATCTTTCGCATCATAAAGATGCCCAAACCTCCTTTTTTCCCGATTTGGACATAGCGTTTCAAATCAGGATCTTCCACCCGCTGCGGATCAAAATATTTCCCCTGATCGATCAGAACAACGGTCATGCTATTCTTTTTGACGATCACGCGCAGCGTAATCATGCCCACGCCATCGTAATCGCGATAGGCATGTTTGATGATATTAGTGGCCGCCTCATCAACGCAGAGCTTCAGGTGGTTTATGACTTTGCTGGGAAAATCATGCTTTCTTCCAGCCTTGGTCACAAAGTTGCGCAAGTCACCCAAATGATCAAAGAGAGCAGGGACCTTAATTTCTTCATGAATGGCTACCTTAAACACGTGTTTTCCCCTTCTTACTTACTAATTCCGTTCCGTTTTTGGTCCTTTGCGCTGCTGCTCAATGCGTTCCCGTGCCAAGTCGATTGCCTCTAAAATGGTTTTATTATATCGCTGAACTTTTTGGATTTCTTCAAGAATCTTCAATGCATCCTCATACTTGCCCGCACTCAGCAATTTGACTGCTTCATGGAGGCGCCTATTCAACTCTTGTGGCATTTTTTCGTCACGAGCATTGGCTCTGGCTTCCGCATCATCATAATATTTGCGAACTGTCGCATCGTTCGGTTGAAGCGCCAACGCTTTTTTGAACGAGTCCATCGCTTTCGGATAATCTTTCTGAATATAATAACGATACCCTTGCTGAAATAGATCCAAGAAAGTCATCTGCCGCTCATATTCTGTCAGCCGCTGCTCGATCAACTTGATCTGGCTTTCGTTGGGATTTAACCGTCGCGCCTTATTCAATTCTTGAATCGCCTCCAGAAATTTGCGCGAACGACCATAAGATTCGGCGCTGGACATTAACGAAAGCACCTTCTTTTCGTTCTCATTTCTGGCTGCTGCGATCCACTGCTGGGCTAAAGCGTTCTCAGGATCTAAAGCCAGCATTTTATCCCATTCTTCGATGGCTTTCGCATATTCTTCATTGTCATAATACGCCATGCCCTGTTTGAAATAATTGTTCAAGCGAATCTGATTCTCTTCACGCATCTTTTCTTTGATGTTCTTCGCCTCGATTTCGCGGATCCGTTTTTGAATCTCTTCTTCGTTCTTTTGGGCCGCATACTCTGCCAGTTTTTTAGCCTCTTTGATCACCGCAGAATTGGGCAATTCCTTCTCATAAGCGATCACGATGTTAAATTCGCTCAGCGCCCTAGCCCAATCCTCATTGGTCAAATACGCCTTGCCCCGTTCCATGCTTGCCGAGATCTTCTCATTTCGCTCAAATTCAACTTGCTCTTGAGCAATCCGCTGGGCTTCTAAATAACGACGCTGTTCTGCCAAGCGAATTAATTCATCCTTGGACTTTCCGATCTTTATCGACAATGAGATACGATGACTGGAACTGATTTCATTCTCAGCAAATTTGCCAAAAGAATAATCGATTTGGAAAATGTTAAACGCGGCACCCGCGCCGAAGGCAAGTTGATTATGATTGATCCCCACTCGTAGCATGGCAAGGTTCTGAAATGCATACTCGGTCCCGAAATGATATTTGAAGGGATATTTCTCCCCTTGCTCAAAATCTAAAAATACCGTCAATTGATTGCCAAATTCATTCTTCAGGATTGGCTTGGCTAGGCCAAAGCGAAGGTTCATGGGGTGAACATCTGTTGCTGTGTTCATTTTCATGCGCGAGCCCAACAGGTTCTGAATCATCACGCCCATAGAAAGGCCGCTGAGCACAATATTGCTTGATTCCGGCCGATACAAAATCCCGATATCGCTTCCTATCCCAGTAGCCTCTGTGCCGATGCCCTGCGCCAACTCAAAACCAGAAAAGCTTTCTCGATTAATTTTCAAATTCAGTCCAAACGAAATTTCTTTATAAAATGGCAATTGTTTGCCGTATGAAAACATGAACTGGTAGCTCCCATAGGTCGCTTTCCCACCAGGAACCGCATTTTCATCATTCTCCATAATGTCGCCAGTTGCAATGGCAATTATCCCCACTCCAAAAGTCCCAATACTGATGCTGGGATGAACATAACCGATATAATAATATTGGCTCCCGTAAAGTAAATTCGTGAAAAACAGGCTAACATTTTTATATTGCAACCTGTCCAAAGCGGCCGGATTCCAATAGATCGCAGTCGCATCGTATGATTCGGCCACCGAGGCATTCCCTAACGCCAAAGCTCTGGCCCCAACTCCATGAATGAAGTTTGAATGGGTGCCACCATACCCTTCTGTCTGAGCGGAAACAAAATGAGAGGCGAACAACAATACGCTGACAATAGATAGCGCGATAATAGGGTTTTTTGTCTTGCTCATTTTTTCACCCATAGTTTTATTTGATCACTGCTATTTTGGTTAAGGCGCTTTTACCATAACCAGTACTCAGTCTAGCGATATAAACGCCATTCAACACCCGATAACCTTGATCGTTCTTTCCATCCCAAATAATATCCGCCTCGTGGAACCCTTTTTTGCCCTGGGGCTCTGTAGCGGAATAAGAACGCGACCACACCAATTCACCAACCAGCGTATAAATCTTGATCGAAATATCGCTGTCCTGGTCCAGATAATAGATAAACTTGGTCTGCGGCCGATGACTATTTCCAAATGGATTCGGGTAATTTCGAAACGCTTCCTCAAAATCCGATGCAATTAACACTGCTGAATTGGACTGGATGTTTAATACCTCCAATTTATCGCCACTTTTGTTCTTTAGCTTCGGCACTTGACCAGAGCCTTCATCGACCAAATATAAGGCATCCGTCGAGTCGATCGCTACTTGAAAATCAGTGACAGAGGTATTTTCCAGCACATCGACACGAAACTCTATTTTATTGGCGATCTCTGGTCGAAGCGTATCGGTCCGAGTGAATAATAATTCGATCGGGTTTGTGGTCGGAATTGACCGCAGCTCCCCATAAACGACCGCTGCATCCTGATATTTTGCCGCAACAATGCGATTGATGACGCTGCTGGGATTAAGAATTAAATTGCCATCCCGATTTTTCAGCTTCAATTTTACGCCCGATAATAGCACATTGTTCGAATTGGCGTTCCCAGAACAAATGAGTTCTAGCCCCAACATCGCTACCCCAGTATCGCCTCGGGCGATGGTATGCTTGCCACGAGGCACAAAATTGGCAACAGTAACGGTTTTCTCCTCGGTGCGAATTCGCAACACCGCAAACCCGCCTTGGACAACTGCGCCAGGAACCACTGCCACGTTGGTATTTTCATCTCGAGGATTATTGATCAGTTCAACATAAATATCGCCAATATCGGTTTCGTAAATCGGCGCTTCCACGGTCCAATAGATCGTATCATTGTAAGCGGCTGTTTGTGACTGAACGCTTAAAAGGGAATAGCCATCGCCATCGGGGAGTTTCAGCATCGCGGTGTAGTTCCCTTTCAGCGCTGCTTGACCCAGGTTAGTCAGAAAAGCGGCCACCGTAAAGCGTTGACCAGTAGAAACGACATGATCTAAAGCACTGGGAGGGGATGCAATTTTTGCATTCAATTGCACCACTGCGCGATCGACAATTTGAAGTTGCAAGGTATCCGAATAGATCGAGAACTGTCGATAGCTATTAGAATCCTGAGCGGTCAATTCTAACCAGAGGCGCTGATCGGCCTTGGCCTCTTCAGGTGCCTGAATAGTCCAACTGACACGCCCTTGTTGATTGGTGCCAGCCGGGGTTTTTGGATTCGATTCCAGCGTGATAAATCCCCCAGGCAATTGAAGCCGAACCGCTGGCTTGCCAGCGCAATTGTACCATCGCACCCGGGCTTCTACGATAAAGGTTTGGCTGGTTGATAAGATGTGATCCATTGCCCCAGAGGGGGAGCTAACCCAGAACGAATCAATTGCTGCACTCCCAGAGTCCTGAGTTTTAATATAAAAATAAGCAAATTTGTTGGGCACCGCTGCCGGCTCGTCGCTATTTTCATCATTTGGAACCGTATCGATAGAGATGAGAATGGGTGCCTTGGCTGTTGGAACGCTCGGCGCTAAAAGCCGCCAGGTCAAAGGAATATTGGGAGTAAACGCTTTAATCGTGTCCCCTTGCATAGCGCTGACTCCCGTTGCCCCAAATGATAGCTTCAAATATCCTTGACCTTTTAAACCCGCCTCACCATAATTGATCACAGTAGCACTCAAATCAAATTCTTGGCCGACCGAAAGTGTGCTATCAGTTTTTGGCCAACTGATCTCAACCCGACCGAAAGAGAGCATCGCCTCTCGCACCGTAACGACAGCAATACTATCGAAGATCGATTGCGTCAAAGTGCTGGTCGACCCGGTCACCTTCACTTTGATCCATCTGGAGGCGCTATGAGGATCTTTCGGCGCCTTTAGCAACCACTCGGCGCTATTATTCACGATATTCTTGAGTGAATCAACCCCAATTCCCAGACCATAACCAGTGGGCCGAATCAACTGGGCCCGCAGGTTCGTCATATTTTCTGAGGCGCTTACTTCCACACGAACCCGAAAATCTTGATTGGTCGAGAGCGTTCGATCGGTTGCACCAGCAGGTGATGTGATTTTAAAACTCTTGATCGATAGCATGGCTGGGATCGTTTTCACCACCAATGTATCGAACGGATCAGTATTATAAATGGCAGCAAATTGCCGCGTGTTCAAATCTAATGGCGGCTTGCTAATCGCAACAATAATGGTGTCCCGCAGCGACTGATGCGAAGGAGGTTGCACTTCCCAGCTCACTGGCTCATTGATCTTAAATCTGGTCGTGTCGCCAGGCTTAAACTGCTGATCCACCACCACGAGATAGCCATTTGGCATTGTGATGCTGATCTCTCCACTGGAGTCGACGGAAGCAGTACCAAGATTCTGGACAACAGCTTGAAATTTTGCTGTTCTTCCGACCGTAAATATTGAATCGGATCGATTGATGGCGATTTTAAGAAGCGCAGGCTTATGCACTTTGACCGTTGCAACTGAATCGGAGGCGGGACCGATGGTCGCCGGCAAGCCACCCTCATGCGAAATAGCCGATTCTATTTTGGCAATAAAATGGACTGCTTCAGCAGGTGTCGATTGCGCCACGACGTTAAAATTTGCCCATGCAAATCCTGACTGCGCAATAGAAGAAATAGTACTTGGTGAAATCGAATAACCGGGTGCTGTTAAGCTGACTTTGATA
This DNA window, taken from candidate division KSB1 bacterium, encodes the following:
- a CDS encoding PorV/PorQ family protein, with product MSKTKNPIIALSIVSVLLFASHFVSAQTEGYGGTHSNFIHGVGARALALGNASVAESYDATAIYWNPAALDRLQYKNVSLFFTNLLYGSQYYYIGYVHPSISIGTFGVGIIAIATGDIMENDENAVPGGKATYGSYQFMFSYGKQLPFYKEISFGLNLKINRESFSGFELAQGIGTEATGIGSDIGILYRPESSNIVLSGLSMGVMIQNLLGSRMKMNTATDVHPMNLRFGLAKPILKNEFGNQLTVFLDFEQGEKYPFKYHFGTEYAFQNLAMLRVGINHNQLAFGAGAAFNIFQIDYSFGKFAENEISSSHRISLSIKIGKSKDELIRLAEQRRYLEAQRIAQEQVEFERNEKISASMERGKAYLTNEDWARALSEFNIVIAYEKELPNSAVIKEAKKLAEYAAQKNEEEIQKRIREIEAKNIKEKMREENQIRLNNYFKQGMAYYDNEEYAKAIEEWDKMLALDPENALAQQWIAAARNENEKKVLSLMSSAESYGRSRKFLEAIQELNKARRLNPNESQIKLIEQRLTEYERQMTFLDLFQQGYRYYIQKDYPKAMDSFKKALALQPNDATVRKYYDDAEARANARDEKMPQELNRRLHEAVKLLSAGKYEDALKILEEIQKVQRYNKTILEAIDLARERIEQQRKGPKTERN